One window from the genome of Montipora foliosa isolate CH-2021 chromosome 5, ASM3666993v2, whole genome shotgun sequence encodes:
- the LOC138002243 gene encoding uncharacterized protein KIAA1958-like — protein MAALNQERFTPATDDTIEELRNGAKNVNTSKSTSFWLSVWKTWCEGKSIVLEIEEHEPAELNRLLEKFYAEVKNKNGQDYEPDSLRVMIAAFDRHLKDKQYPLSIVKDREFHSSKQVLEGKAKLLRQAGRGKRPNKARNLTKEEEELLWKENKFGSTTPEALVNTMWWLLTQHFGLRGRQEHHDMKMDDFQLCKDDNGVEFVQFTEGQTKTRQGGLHTKHRDFQPRMFAVGGERCPVALFKQFVSCRPQKLKTTGPFYLSIKTNRRPDDNVWFKVQPMGENKINDMMKSIVADTILESSDKKFTNHSARKTVVSKLKKANVERSGIVKVTGHKNIQSLDDYDESNEDEQRQLSYAISGRNNINPQPPVSREVHSSQEPLASSAQKPISMPNSAAFGLNQSSTSLNPTMMRAQEQNLLNTFNYCQVSFNFKSCKSSGPTIPSVKPIKRRRLHIIESDSDSD, from the coding sequence ATGGCTGCATTAAATCAAGAAAGGTTTACTCCGGCCACTGACGATACAATAGAAGAACTGCGAAATGGTGCAAAAAATGTCAACACCAGCAAAAGTACGTCGTTTTGGCTAAGTGTGTGGAAGACGTGGTGCGAAGGAAAGAGCATAGTTTTGGAAATCGAGGAACACGAACCGGCTGAACTGAACAGATTACTTGAGAAATTCTACGCCGAAGTGAAGAACAAGAACGGCCAAGATTATGAGCCAGACAGCCTCAGAGTCATGATTGCTGCCTTCGACAgacatttgaaagacaaacagtATCCGCTGTCAATTGTAAAAGACCGGGAATTCCACTCGTCGAAACAGGTCTTGGAGGGAAAAGCGAAATTACTGCGACAGGCCGGTCGTGGTAAGCGCCCCAACAAAGCaagaaatttaacaaaagaagaagaagaattgctATGGAAGGAGAACAAGTTCGGAAGTACAACCCCAGAGGCATTAGTAAACACAATGTGGTGGTTACTTACCCAGCATTTTGGTCTCCGCGGCCGGCAAGAACATCACGACATGAAAATGGATGACTTCCAGCTATGCAAAGATGACAATGGCGTGGAGTTCGTACAGTTCACTGAAGGGCAGACCAAAACCCGACAAGGAGGTTTGCACACAAAGCACCGCGATTTTCAGCCACGAATGTTTGCCGTTGGTGGAGAAAGATGCCCAGTGGCTCTTTTTAAGCAGTTTGTGAGTTGCCGACCTCAAAAGCTGAAGACGACTGGTCCATTTTACCTCTCCATCAAGACAAACAGAAGGCCAGATGACAACGTGTGGTTTAAAGTACAACCAATgggggaaaacaaaataaatgataTGATGAAGAGCATTGTGGCAGATACTATTCTTGAGAGTAGCGACAAAAAGTTCACCAACCACAGCGCTCGCAAAACGGTGGTTAGTAAATTGAAGAAAGCGAACGTCGAGCGGTCCGGGATTGTAAAGGTCACCGGGCACAAGAACATCCAGTCATTAGATGACTACGACGAGTCAAATGAAGACGAACAGCGACAGCTTTCGTATGCCATTTCAGGGAGGAATAACATCAATCCACAACCGCCAGTATCCAGAGAAGTTCATAGCTCACAAGAGCCGCTTGCGTCTTCAGCTCAAAAACCGATTTCCATGCCCAATTCAGCAGCGTTTGGATTAAACCAGAGTTCCACATCGCTCAATCCGACAATGATGAGAGCTCAAGAGCAAAATCTGTTGAACACTTTCAACTACTGTCAGGTTTCATTCAACTTCAAGAGCTGCAAGTCTTCCGGGCCAACCATTCCAAGTGTGAAGCCTATTAAGCGTCGCCGCCTCCATATAATCGAGAGCGATTCAGACTCCGATTAA
- the LOC138002242 gene encoding uncharacterized protein translates to MNTNDYTEKVNNLLNDDKTYEKITDKRRNPTSSTEKSLNKLLLQIKDQPAPHDSDKKQLEPKLYHKLHSTDSTPASFYGLSKIHKDNVPLRPIMSAIGSPTYELSKYLANILSPLQNNKYTVKNSASFLEKIRTMSVDPDEILVSFDVVSLFTCIPTHLAMEVVKERLDFDKSLPERTNLSIQNTIALLQFVLDNNFFVFQGDHFKQIFSCPMGSPVSAILANLVMEYVEEKALLSAPNSPKWWIRYVDDSHVCIKREHADEFHAHLNSVNTNIKFTIEIESEGSIAFLHTKTTRQDDGSITVSVYRKATHTDPLP, encoded by the coding sequence ATGAATACCAACGACTACACTGAGAAAGTAAACAACCTTCTAAACGATGataaaacttacgagaagataaCAGATAAAAGAAGGAACCCAACATCGAGCACCGAAAAATCCCTCAATAAACTTCTCCTACAGATTAAAGATCAGCCAGCCCCACATGACAGCGACAAAAAACAGTTGGAACCGAAGCTCTATCACAAACTTCATAGTACCGACTCCACACCGGCATCATTTTATGGCCTTTCCAAAATCCACAAAGACAACGTCCCGTTAAGACCAATTATGAGCGCCATTGGGTCTCCCACATACGAATTGTCCAAATACCTCGCCAATATCTTGTCACCACTTCAAAACAATAAGTACACAGTTAAGAACAGCGCATCTTTCCTTGAAAAGATCCGCACTATGTCAGTGGATCCCGACGAAATCCTAGTATCCTTTGACGTCGTGTCACTGTTCACTTGCATTCCTACCCATCTAGCCATGGAAGTTGTTAAAGAAAGACTCGACTTTGATAAATCACTACCTGAAAGAACAAATTTATCCATCCAGAATACCATTGCCCTTTTACAGTTCGTCCTCGACAATAACTTCTTCGTGTTCCAAGGTGaccatttcaaacaaattttcagttgtccGATGGGATCTCCAGTCAGCGCCATCTTAGCCAATCTCGTCATGGAATATGTAGAAGAAAAGGCCCTGTTATCGGCTCCAAACTCTCCCAAATGGTGGATCAGATACGTAGATGACAGCCATGTATGCATAAAAAGGGAACACGCGGATGAATTCCACGCACACCTCAATTCTGTCAACACTAACATCAAATTTACCATCGAGATAGAATCAGAAGGTTCTATTGCCTTTCTTCACACAAAAACAACCAGACAAGACGATGGCTCGATCACCGTGTCTGTATACAGAAAAGCTACCCACACCGACCCGCTACCTTGA